The Hyphomonadaceae bacterium ML37 genome includes a region encoding these proteins:
- a CDS encoding dihydroorotase family protein — protein MSAILFRNARVIDPAARHDAPGDVRIRGGVIAEIAPSLTPESGERVIDLDGAVLSPALIDARCWVNPASTGKSGLEAAARAAAAGGIGTLILAPDSGTGLSRPEHFTAIEAASLTSPVRLIASGLAIDHSGEMGEIGLMLRAGAAYVGDGGRPEPDTRLVRRALAYAGGFDSWTALSCEDAALSRGTCATESDLSMRMGLPARPAAGERLAIERAALLAELTGARILLDRVTTAGGLKALEAALARELDIAATAPITHLIFNEMDAGGFDARFRLDPPLRREEDRLALIEALAGGTIAALVSDHRTCTGESKAHPFPEAAPGSANLEALLPALCTIAAEGRLSLLDALWPVTAGPADLFGLEQGRLAPGAPADIVIFDPDAPVVYGRSERVCTASSAFENRRLAGKVLITLVEGAIIHQPEG, from the coding sequence ATGAGCGCCATCCTGTTTCGCAATGCCCGGGTGATCGACCCGGCGGCGCGCCATGATGCGCCGGGCGATGTGCGCATTCGCGGCGGCGTGATCGCGGAGATCGCGCCGTCCCTGACCCCGGAAAGCGGTGAGCGGGTCATTGATCTCGATGGCGCGGTGCTGTCGCCGGCGCTGATCGACGCGCGCTGCTGGGTGAACCCCGCCAGCACCGGCAAGTCCGGGCTGGAGGCGGCGGCGCGGGCCGCAGCGGCGGGAGGGATCGGCACGCTCATCCTTGCGCCTGACAGCGGAACCGGGCTCAGCCGGCCCGAGCACTTTACCGCCATCGAGGCGGCCAGCCTGACCAGCCCGGTGCGCCTCATCGCCTCGGGACTCGCCATCGATCACAGCGGCGAGATGGGCGAGATCGGCCTGATGCTGCGCGCGGGCGCGGCCTATGTGGGCGACGGCGGACGGCCCGAGCCTGATACACGTCTGGTGCGCCGGGCGCTGGCCTATGCCGGCGGCTTTGACTCCTGGACGGCGCTGAGCTGCGAGGATGCGGCCCTGTCGCGCGGGACCTGCGCCACCGAAAGCGATCTGTCCATGCGCATGGGCCTGCCCGCCCGCCCCGCCGCCGGAGAACGTCTCGCGATTGAGCGCGCCGCCCTGCTGGCCGAACTGACTGGCGCGCGGATCCTTCTGGACCGGGTGACCACGGCAGGCGGACTGAAAGCGCTTGAGGCCGCCCTCGCCCGCGAGCTCGACATCGCCGCCACCGCGCCGATCACCCACCTCATCTTCAACGAGATGGATGCGGGCGGGTTTGATGCGCGCTTCCGCCTGGACCCGCCCTTGCGCCGCGAGGAAGACCGGCTGGCGCTGATCGAGGCGCTGGCGGGCGGAACCATCGCCGCCCTGGTGTCAGACCACCGCACTTGCACCGGCGAATCCAAGGCCCATCCCTTCCCCGAAGCGGCGCCGGGCTCGGCCAATCTCGAAGCCCTGCTGCCGGCCCTGTGCACCATCGCGGCCGAAGGACGCCTCAGCCTGCTGGACGCGCTCTGGCCGGTCACGGCGGGACCGGCGGACCTGTTCGGGCTGGAGCAAGGCCGTCTGGCCCCCGGCGCCCCGGCCGACATCGTCATCTTCGATCCCGATGCGCCGGTGGTCTATGGCCGCAGCGAGCGGGTCTGCACCGCCTCAAGCGCGTTCGAGAATCGCCGCCTCGCGGGAAAGGTCTTGATCACGCTCGTGGAAGGCGCGATCATCCATCAACCTGAAGGATAA
- a CDS encoding aspartate carbamoyltransferase catalytic subunit, translating into MNRTGFSYDFPHASLVSIGDLNPLDVRMIFERARVHFDSNRAGVRAERTLDGATLINLFFENSTRTLASFEIAAKRLGAHVINFSAGSASISKGESLEDTALNLAAMRPDIQVVRHSAAGAAAHFARVTGVSTVNAGDGAHEHPTQALLDAFTLTRRWGEVGGRRILIVGDILHSRVARSNVALLNMLHADVRLCGPATLLPEDADRWGVQVFHDLEAALEGCDAVMALRVQRERMSGGLIPSDREYRTLYGLDHGRMEHAKPDCLVMHPGPMNRGVEIDGALADDRERAVILEQVEAGVAVRMAVLELISAASPNQRYDDRTKGGAQS; encoded by the coding sequence ATGAACCGGACCGGTTTCAGCTACGATTTTCCCCACGCGAGCCTCGTTTCCATCGGCGATCTCAATCCGCTGGACGTGCGCATGATCTTCGAGCGCGCCCGCGTGCATTTCGACAGTAACCGTGCAGGCGTGCGGGCCGAGCGCACGCTGGACGGCGCGACGCTGATCAATCTGTTTTTCGAAAACTCCACCCGCACGCTGGCGAGCTTCGAGATTGCGGCCAAGCGGCTGGGCGCGCATGTGATCAATTTCTCGGCCGGCAGCGCGTCAATCTCCAAGGGCGAGAGCCTGGAAGACACGGCGCTGAACCTGGCGGCGATGCGCCCGGACATCCAGGTGGTGCGCCACAGTGCAGCCGGCGCTGCAGCCCATTTCGCGCGCGTGACCGGCGTCTCCACGGTCAATGCCGGCGACGGCGCCCATGAGCATCCGACCCAGGCGCTGCTGGACGCCTTTACTCTGACCCGGCGCTGGGGCGAGGTGGGCGGGCGGCGCATCCTGATCGTCGGCGATATCCTCCATTCGCGCGTGGCGCGATCCAATGTGGCGCTGCTGAACATGCTGCACGCCGATGTGCGCCTGTGCGGCCCGGCGACCCTCCTGCCCGAGGACGCCGACCGGTGGGGCGTTCAGGTGTTTCACGATCTGGAGGCGGCATTGGAGGGCTGCGACGCGGTGATGGCCCTGCGCGTCCAGCGTGAACGCATGAGCGGCGGGCTGATCCCGTCGGATCGCGAGTATCGCACCCTCTACGGCCTCGACCATGGCCGGATGGAGCACGCCAAGCCCGACTGCCTGGTGATGCACCCCGGGCCCATGAATCGCGGTGTGGAGATTGACGGCGCCCTGGCCGATGACCGCGAGCGCGCGGTGATCCTGGAGCAGGTGGAGGCAGGCGTCGCCGTGCGCATGGCGGTGCTGGAGCTGATCAGCGCCGCCTCGCCCAACCAGCGCTATGACGACCGCACGAAAGGCGGGGCTCAGTCATGA
- a CDS encoding homogentisate 1,2-dioxygenase encodes MARKWIYASRTEGTASRQAHADLPEGTYEREMSKEGFFGPAAFLHHKRPPTGWSNFEGPLKPCAFDLTRLEAPDASPWAAPVVLHNASCEIRFWKLDAAMPALARNGDGDQILFIHEGTGSLFCDFGHLEFEAGDYIVLPRGTMWRLAPSQPVAVLMIEATNSHYTLPDKGLVGPHAIFDPAMFDVPAMDEAFRAQQADADHEWRVEVKKRGAVSVITYPYNPLDAVGWHGELHPVRINVRHIRPLMSHRYHVPPSAHTTFLSDRFVVCTFAPRPFETDPGALKVPFFHNNDDYDEVLFYHAGDFFSRDNIDAGMMTFHPSGFTHGPHPKALKNMLSQSKPATNEYAVMIDTRDPLNVGADAARVENPDYVNSWKG; translated from the coding sequence ATGGCCCGCAAATGGATTTACGCCTCGCGCACAGAAGGCACGGCCTCTCGCCAGGCCCACGCCGATCTGCCCGAAGGCACGTATGAGCGCGAGATGAGCAAGGAGGGGTTTTTCGGCCCCGCCGCCTTCCTGCACCACAAACGCCCGCCCACTGGCTGGAGCAATTTTGAAGGACCGCTGAAACCCTGTGCCTTCGACCTGACGCGCCTTGAGGCGCCCGACGCCTCGCCCTGGGCGGCGCCAGTGGTGTTGCACAATGCGTCATGCGAGATCCGCTTCTGGAAGCTGGACGCGGCCATGCCTGCGCTGGCGCGCAATGGCGACGGGGACCAGATCCTGTTCATCCACGAAGGGACGGGATCGCTGTTTTGCGATTTCGGCCATCTGGAGTTCGAGGCGGGCGACTACATCGTCCTGCCGCGCGGGACCATGTGGCGCCTGGCGCCGTCGCAGCCCGTGGCGGTGCTGATGATCGAGGCGACCAACAGCCATTACACCCTGCCCGACAAGGGCCTGGTCGGGCCACACGCGATCTTTGATCCGGCGATGTTCGACGTGCCGGCCATGGACGAGGCGTTCCGCGCCCAGCAGGCGGACGCCGACCATGAATGGCGTGTTGAGGTGAAGAAGCGAGGAGCGGTGAGCGTCATCACCTACCCCTACAATCCGCTGGACGCGGTGGGCTGGCATGGCGAGCTGCATCCGGTGCGCATCAATGTGCGCCATATCCGGCCGCTCATGAGCCACCGCTATCACGTGCCGCCCAGCGCCCACACGACCTTCCTCTCGGACCGGTTCGTGGTGTGCACTTTTGCGCCGCGCCCGTTCGAGACCGATCCGGGCGCGCTGAAAGTCCCGTTCTTCCACAACAACGACGACTATGATGAAGTCCTGTTCTATCATGCCGGGGACTTCTTCAGCCGCGACAATATCGATGCCGGCATGATGACCTTCCACCCGTCGGGCTTCACCCACGGGCCGCACCCCAAGGCATTGAAAAACATGCTCAGCCAGTCCAAACCGGCGACCAATGAATACGCCGTGATGATCGACACGCGCGATCCGCTCAATGTCGGCGCCGACGCGGCTCGGGTGGAAAATCCCGACTATGTCAATTCGTGGAAGGGGTAG
- a CDS encoding carbonic anhydrase — translation MGQSPKALVIGCADSRVDPAAIFNAGPGELFIVRNVANLVPPYEPDGAHHGVSAALEFAVKSLQVDHIVVLGHRLCSGVKAAATGSACGTQFIERWLDPLQPACAEARDALGETASEETLCDDLELRSVRHSLARLIGFPFVADAVERGRLCLHGARFGIADGVLEWMDEDSVFRPVSFDDADTNRAEENS, via the coding sequence ATGGGTCAGTCCCCGAAGGCGCTGGTGATCGGCTGCGCCGATAGCCGGGTCGATCCGGCAGCCATCTTCAATGCCGGCCCAGGCGAGCTGTTCATTGTGCGCAACGTGGCCAATCTGGTCCCGCCCTATGAGCCCGACGGGGCCCATCACGGCGTCTCGGCGGCGCTCGAATTCGCCGTGAAGTCGCTTCAGGTGGACCATATCGTCGTGCTGGGGCACCGGTTGTGCAGCGGCGTGAAAGCGGCGGCGACCGGATCGGCCTGCGGCACGCAATTCATCGAGCGCTGGCTCGATCCGCTGCAGCCGGCCTGCGCCGAAGCGCGCGACGCGCTGGGGGAGACGGCCAGCGAGGAAACGTTGTGCGATGATCTGGAGCTGCGCTCGGTGCGCCACTCGCTAGCGCGCCTGATCGGCTTCCCTTTCGTGGCCGACGCCGTGGAGCGGGGCCGGCTTTGCCTGCACGGCGCCCGTTTCGGGATCGCCGACGGCGTGCTGGAATGGATGGACGAGGACAGCGTGTTCCGCCCTGTCAGCTTTGATGACGCGGACACGAACCGCGCGGAGGAGAATTCATGA